A genome region from Brassica oleracea var. oleracea cultivar TO1000 chromosome C2, BOL, whole genome shotgun sequence includes the following:
- the LOC106323330 gene encoding uncharacterized protein LOC106323330, protein MGSQEKPHKPPTYKACSQEDEVLELPIDDTDPSRTARIGVYLSEDMQRPVLNFLKANVSSFAWSMSDMKGIDPAITTHELNVDLTVKPIKQKRRKLGPDRSKAVNEEVDRLLGAGSIAEVRYPEWLTNPVVVKKKNGKWPVCIDFTDLNKACPKDSYPLPNIDRLVESTAGNEMLTFMDAFSGYNQIMMHPDDREKTAFITDRGTYCYKVMPFGLKNAGATYQRLVNKMFADKLGITMEVYIDDMLVKSLHAADHLCHLQDCFETQQIRHETEPSKVHPDIGDVLSLYVAVSQAAVSSVLIKEDRGEQNPIFYTSRCMTGPETRYPTLEKMALAVVEAARKLRPYFQSHSVEVLTDQPLRTILQNTNRSGRLTKWAIKLGELDITYKNITTAKSQVLTDFLIELAPDPNWTLHVYGSSTNRGAGAGVQLQSPTGELIRQSFSFSFPASNNEAEYESLIAGLRLAKAVKAKRLSAYCDSQLVASQFNGDYDARNDRMDAYLKIVHGLAAEFEFFELVKVPSGENVCADAHAALGSKLRDQVKRTIPIHRIEKPSIDISIDQTIVIPQSPKPTRSLPMNSAPTGELSSSTISQRGNFQPRNGQPAD, encoded by the exons ATGGGCTCACAAGAAAAACCACACAAGCCTCCAACCTATAAAGCCTGCTCCCAGGAAGACGAAGTTCTCGAGTTACCTATTGACGATACCGATCCAAGCCGGACCGCAAGGATTGGTGTGTATCTGTCTGAAGACATGCAGCGGCCAGTTCTCAACTTTCTCAAGGCGAATGTGTCCTCATTCGCGTGGTCCATGTCAGACATGAAAGGAATTGATCCGGCCATAACAACTCACGAACTAAACGTCGATCTGACAGTCAAGCCTATCAAACAGAAGAGACGCAAGCTCGGTCCCGATAGGTCAAAGGCTGTAAACGAAGAGGTCGACCGGTTGCTCGGCGCTGGCTCAATTGCTGAGGTGCGCTACCCTGAGTGGTTAACAAATCCAGTAGTCGTCAAAAAGAAGAACGGGAAGTGGCCCGTCTGCATCGACTTCACAGACTTAAATAAAGCCTGCCCAAAGGACAGCTATCCTCTTCCCAACATCGACCGTTTAGTCGAGTCCACGGCTGGAAACGAGATGCTCACATTCATGGACGCTTTCTCTGGGTACAACCAAATCATGATGCACCCCGACGATCGCGAAAAAACGGCATTTATCACGGATAGAGGAACCTACTGCTATAAGGTTATGCCGTTCGGTTTGAAGAACGCAGGAGCAACCTATCAACGGCTTGTGAACAAAATGTTCGCAGACAAGCTGGGCATCACCATGGAAGTATACATCGATGATATGCTTGTCAAGTCGCTACACGCCGCTGATCACCTTTGTCACTTGCAAGATTGCTTCGAAACTCAACAAATACGGCATGAAACTGAACCCAGCAAAGTGCAC CCAGATATCGGCGACGTTCTATCTCTTTACGTCGCAGTGTCACAAGCAGCAGTCAGCAGCGTTCTAATAAAAGAGGACCGTGGTGAGCAAAATCCAATCTTCTATACAAGCAGGTGCATGACCGGACCAGAAACGCGATACCCAACTCTGGAGAAGATGGCACTGGCGGTCGTCGAAGCAGCGAGAAAGCTTCGCCCTTACTTTCAGTCACATTCGGTGGAAGTATTAACCGACCAGCCCCTCCGAACAATACTTCAAAATACAAACAGGTCCGGAAGACTAACGAAGTGGGCTATCAAACTCGGTGAGCTTGATATCACTTACAAGAACATAACCACAGCGAAATCTCAGGTTCTTACAGACTTCTTAATCGAATTGGCCCCAGACCCAAACTGGACACTGCATGTCTACGGATCTTCGACTAACAGGGGCGCAGGTGCCGGAGTTCAACTACAATCCCCGACCGGTGAACTGATCAGACAGTCTTTTAGCTTCAGCTTTCCAGCCTCGAACAACGAAGCAGAATACGAATCTTTGATCGCTGGTCTCCGCTTAGCAAAAGCTGTCAAGGCCAAACGCCTAAGCGCCTACTGCGACTCACAGTTAGTCGCCAGTCAGTTTAATGGCGATTACGACGCCCGCAACGATCGGATGGACGCCTACCTCAAGATAGTACATGGCTTAGCTGCAGAGTTTGAATTCTTCGAACTCGTCAAAGTTCCCAGTGGAGAAAACGTCTGCGCCGACGCCCATGCAGCCCTTGGAAGCAAGCTTCGGGACCAAGTTAAACGAACCATTCCAATACACCGCATTGAGAAGCCGAGCATCGATATCTCGATCGACCAAACCATTGTCATTCCCCAGTCACCGAAGCCGACACGCTCGTTACCGATGAATTCGGCCCCGACTGGCGAACTGAGTTCATCGACTATCTCTCAAAGGGGGAACTTCCAACCGAGAAATGGGCAGCCCGCCGACTAA
- the LOC106323331 gene encoding uncharacterized abhydrolase domain-containing protein DDB_G0269086-like, with protein MDGVPDLSALLKGKLQLLSKKSTPANVQASTSSDGDRASKEGAPDLVDEGIGTEPPTSSPKKKKKKSRKSKRRATEELPLEEIASLDETSEDLERRGAAEDPVEINPSEGVSEDCPRKKKRSIKAEPRPSDVEAALVEVVTRDGVSPETPPEKRKVSTQGSDPVTSERSAPDPSARKSSRSEGSIVHGGTKEMLQLEDLYFKSEYIDAASSRARCSEAVIQLGSSEKLAQSRLKAIERVREEHKKANERAAKEKDILRVKFEELEGKLKSAGAARKELTRENTHLEQATINLEKEKAELLEERDAAVEKLIRERQRLRASRSLEVTRERERVEAAMIDKANHCFVRVRDHFTRLEALGKAKNLYGGFGNEEEKIYEAEATKLCVGPLSDSDLTLSPLGLPSRFVEYRFRGSFDPYGLNVNLIRPETASQIITSLEITGEPTEEPLVDVTSVPAEHVEVPEGGDLGEHPENKNLEEVPGKDNFGIGNTPVREEETENVGIEDPVLVSDSSSEGREDREEEDDRVKETSPSQPIEEDPTAAATEDPVGPSALGMPEEVGQDSAP; from the exons ATGGACGGAGTTCCTGATCTGAGCGCGTTATTGAAGGGGAAACTGCAATTGCTTTCGAAGAAGTCAACTCCCGCTAACGTGCAAGCGTCGACCAGCTCTGACGGTGACCGGGCTTCCAAGGAAGGAGCACCCGATTTAGTTGACGAGGGCATTGGGACGGAGCCTCCTACCTCGAGTCCCAAAAAGAAGAAGAAAAAGAGTAGGAAATCCAAGAGGAGAGCAACCGAAGAGCTTCCTCTTGAAGAGATCGCTTCTCTCGACGAAACCTCTGAGGATTTGGAG CGCCGCGGCGCTGCAGAGGATCCTGTCGAGATAAACCCGTCCGAGGGGGTGTCTGAGGATTGTCCCAGAAAGAAGAAGAGGTCCATCAAAGCAGAGCCGCGTCCTTCTGATGTGGAGGCGGCCCTAGTCGAAGTCGTCACGAGAGATGGCGTTTCTCCTGAAACCCCTCCAGAGAAGAGAAAGGTCTCAACGCAAGGGAGTGATCCTGTTACGAGCGAGAGGTCTGCTCCTGATCCGTCTGCGAGAAAAAGCTCTCGTTCTGAAGGTTCTATC GTTCACGGTGGGACGAAGGAGATGCTGCAGTTGGAAGACCTTTACTTCAAGAGCGAGTACATCGATGCTGCTTCCTCTAGAGCACGG TGCTCTGAAGCAGTGATCCAGTTGGGGTCTTCGGAGAAGCTTGCCCAGTCGAGGTTGAAGGCCATCGAGAGAGTAAGAGAGGAGCATAAGAAGGCTAATGAGAGGGCTGCGAAGGAGAAAGACATTCTTCGAGTGAAGTTCGAAGAGCTGGAGGGTAAGCTCAAATCTGCCGGAGCGGCGAGGAAAGAGCTTACCCGAGAGAACACTCATCTGGAGCAAGCGACCATTAACCTAGAGAAGGAGAAGGCCGAGCTACTCGAAGAGAGGGATGCTGCGGTAGAGAAGTTGATCAGAGAAAGGCAGCGCTTGAGGGCCTCTCGGAGTTTGGAGGTTACTCGTGAGAGAGAAAGAGTCGAAGCCGCCATGATTGATAAGGCCAATCACTGCTTTGTTCGCGTGCGCGACCACTTTACTCGCTTGGAGGCCCTTGGGAAAGCGAAGAACCTGTACGGAGGCTTCGGGAACGAAGAA GAGAAAATCTACGAGGCGGAGGCTACAAAACTTTGTGTTGGTCCGCTATCTGATAGCGACCTCACTCTTTCTCCGCTGGGACTCCCTTCTCGCTTCGTCGAGTACAGGTTTAGAGGGTCGTTTGATCCTTATGGTTTGAACGTAAATTTGATCAGACCGGAGACGGCTTCTCAGATTATTACCTCGCTCGAGATTACCGGGGAGCCAACAGAAGAGCCATTGGTTGATGTGACGTCGGTCCCCGCTGAGCACGTTGAGGTTCCGGAAGGAGGGGACCTTGGAGAGCATCCAGAGAACAAGAACCTGGAGGAGGTCCCCGGAAAGGACAACTTTGGGATAGGCAACACTCCGGTTCGAGAGGAAGAGACCGAGAACGTGGGCATCGAGGATCCTGTCCTCGTCTCGGATTCTTCTTCTGAAGGACGAGAAGACAGAGAAGAGGAAGACGATAGAGTCAAGGAGACGTCACCGTCACAGCCTATCGAGGAAGACCCGACTGCTGCCGCTACTGAAGACCCAGTCGGTCCTTCTGCTCTTGGGATGCCAGAGGAGGTCGGTCAAGATTCTGCGCCTTGA